Part of the Triticum aestivum cultivar Chinese Spring chromosome 4D, IWGSC CS RefSeq v2.1, whole genome shotgun sequence genome is shown below.
GGAGCATCAATTTGGAGCAAGATTGGGCTGAGAGCAACCACTAGAGATAATCCGGTTTGGGATGTCCTGTGGAAGCTACAAGTACAGAGTAAAGTCAAAAAAATTGTTTGGCGAGCACTACATGGAGCATAATCGACATATTAAGGTCAGTCCCGAGTGCCCTTTGTGTCCAGAGGGGCCTGAAGATATCCGGCACTTAGTATTCACTTGCGCAAGAGCTCGCAAAGTCTGGGAGTCATTGGGTTTGAATGAAATAGTGGATACAAACCTAAAAAGTGATCGATCAGGATCTGTGGTGATGGAGGAGATCTTGCGACTCCCGCAAAATCACCAGTACTTGGACAGTTGGGTTTAATACGAAAAAGGGTTCGCGcctgctttatattataaagcaacaacACCAACCATACATGACCAGTTTAGGttcaagaagaagcaaaagaaaaagagtGCAATAAGACAGTAATAGAGGTTGAGCTAGGGGCACAACACATCAAACCCCTGCAAATGAAATAAAGCTACTAGCTAATCaggctccggaggtggaggtggagtcagCGGAGCCATGGAGCTAGCGGTGGAGCGAAGTCCCGCGATGATCATGTCCATGTTATCCCGATTGCGCCGCTTGCTAAGTGGTCTCCAGAGCTATAAGAAGCCACACATTTTGTAAATAGCATCAGTCACACGGCAGGGAATCACATGCTCAATCACTAGTTCAGTTGGGTTATAGGAAACGGTTGCGGTAGCTGCGTGGTATATTTGGTGGGAATGTCGGGAGGCCGTGAAGGGTGAGTCGATTAAGCAGGCCGCTAGTTCAGCTTTTGCTATTCAAGTAATCACAGTTAACCATGCTCCGAAGCATAATGTTTTGATCCCGGAAAAGACATGGAAAAAACCACAGCCGGGGTCATACAAGCTGAATACTGATGCGTGTTTCTTCGAGGATGGTACGGGTGCAGTACCGGCGATCTTGCATAACTGCCGTGGGGAAGCGATTGCGGGAGCTTCTGAAACGTTTGATCATGCATACAATGCACAACCTGCTGAAGCACTAGCATTACGGAGAGGGCTCCAAATGATCTTTGATATGGGATGTTCAAAAGTTGAAGTGGAATCCAACTGCTTGGAACTGATGGATGCATGCAACGGAAAGATGGATATTCAAGGACCTAATTCAGCGTTACTTGCTGATTGCTTTCACTCATGGTATTACATCAATCTCTTTCAATTACTGTCCCAGATAAGCAAACATGTTGGCACACTTTCTGGCTATGACTTGTTTTGATTCTAAGATAGCTATGTTTGGGTGGATGTTGCTCCTGATTTCTTATTACCTTACTTCTTGATGTAACATTGCCACGTTATAAATAAAAGTGCCAGCAGGCATTCCCTAAAAAGAGTTTTCAATCCACGCCACCACCACTGATGAATCATGGTGAAGCCCGGAAGAAGTACGCAATACATTACACCGACCTTTCGAGATCGCCCCTCTCCAGGCTGCGAATTTCCGGTTAGGTTAACAATTCACGAAATGTGTTATGGTATCGCATAGCATGGTGTTGCTGCTCGAGTTCTATGCTTTTCTTCTAGACAAACATGAGTTATGTGTTTCTTTTGCCCCACCCCCATTTTAGTCTCTACTGTATGTAGTAAAACCTATGTaacaaaatgtaagacgtttttaacAATTCTACATGAAACAAAATCGTCTTATAAAAAGTTACAGAGGCAGTACATCGGAGTTCGCTTGTGTTTTTATCTTCGAATACAAGAATAGATGGATGCTGTCAATTTTTGTCTTGATATTCCCCCCACTTATCCGTTCTGCATGGAAGGGCCAACGGCTAGGCCAGGTGCCTCGTCAAGCTCAACAGTTGATGCAGATTTGGATTATCATATTCTCGGACTCCATGGACAGCTCAACAAGCTAAAAGGAGTAAGAGCATTTGCAGTCACATATGACAAATCTGGCCCCTCAAACGCCTGCGGACGCGTCCGAGCACGTCCGCGGGAAGTGACCAGGCATAACTTAAATTTCACTTGTTGTATCCGAATATCTCATACTAGATTCTTATATCCTTATAAAGACATGCAAAAGGAAATAGAGCCTACGTACTACGTCAATCCTATCTACTCCCCGTCGGAGATCACGACGGTCTCCGTGCCCGGCTCCGGCAGCATGGGCGGCAGCTGCAGCTCCGGCTGCTCCGCTCCAGTCTCCTCCGCCTCTATCTCTGCGTTGAGCTCGGCAAAGAGCGTGTCggactccgcctgctcccgccggagaaacgcccggttggcctccacataggcctcattctggatggactccaggatgacTTGTTACTCGGCCATCTCATCGGACTGGGCGACGGCGAACTCCGCCTTCGCCTGCTCCATGTTGAAGGCCGGCACCTGCTGGTCCGGCTCCTCCGCCACCTCTAGCTCCATCggagccatctcctcctcctcctcctctttccccggcTGCTCCTCCTCCTTTTCCGGCTCCAGCGAGTCCGAAGGCAGCCCGGCAGTGatgcgggcggcgcgcgcggcttCCTTCGCCTGGATCTGCTGCTGGATCTCGTAGCGGCGCTCCGACGTCAGTATGGCATAGTAGGCGATCTTGCTCCGACCGGAGCGTGGGCAGAGCGCCAgagcgggagagggaggaggtggatgggttCGGACTGGCGGCGCGGAGAGGGGGGGTGGGGATGGGTTAGGGTTGCGAGACGCCGGCCGACTTAAATAGCCGGATTCATCTTGGGCGGCGAGCCGGAGCGGCGCCACGCGGCGTTCACACCGCAGCGACAGACGTGGCATCCGTCGGACTGCTGGGTTTCCGGACGTTCCCGTGTGGGGCCGGACCATCAGGCCGACGTGGTGGGCGTGCCCAGACGCCCCATATCCATCCCATATTTGGGCTCGATATGGGGGGTGCCGGTCAACCCGAACGTTTGAGGGCGTTTGACGGATCCGTATGGGTCAAAAATTGTGACCGGGCAGTGACTGGGCGGCCCCGGCCGACCGTATGAGGCGGGTTTAAGAGGTCTGATTGTAGATGTTGTAATTGGTTGATGGATTTCTGCACCGTGTATGAACAGAATATACTGTGCATGTTATAGTATTTGGAATTGAATGAAACCACTGGGGCGGCTAGAGCTTTAGCGTGTAGTGCGATCGTGCAATGCTCCATGCGACTATGTGAGCCATGATGTCCTAATGCTGATAATTTTGTTTGGGCTATTATCCTTACAAGGCATTTGTTTGGTGTTGCAGGTTGCTAAAGAGATCAATTCAGAGGCCATGTCCCAAAATGATCCCATCTTTCAGCTAGTACGTGAATAATGATAGACCAAACACCTATCCATCCTTATTATGTTTATGACAACTATCACTAATATGTTTATGAcatatctttttttttttgcggggttatGACATATCAATCAGTCATACCTCATCTGCCCATTTCTTCAAACACGATTGGCGATCCTTTACAATTCTTTGCACGCTACTAGTTGCCTAACCATCCTTGTATAAAAGTGGCAATACACTGGTTTTGGCCTTATGTTAGCTAGTTGGGCGACTTGTGTTCTACAGAAGACAAAAGCACATATCTTAGTATATTCATTTTACCGCTTTCCTAGAACTGGTACAGAACCAATAATGGGATCCGACGTATGGTATGCTTATGTTAGAAACATGGAATTTCTCTTGTAGTTGTAGTATTatttacttcctccgtcccataatataagatattATTACATAACGGTTGTAATAACAACTTATATTATGAGATAACGGAAGTATCTCTAATTTATATATTGTGGATGTTTTTCAGTAAATGACTCTGACAGATGCTCACGAAGGGTTAAAGAACAGCATGAGGAGAATAAACAACAAAATCGTACAGAATGGCTCGAACCATCTTGTTCATATAGTTCTCTTCGCTGTTGGCTGTTTATTTTCTGGTATATCTCGCCTCCAAATTCCCTCTTTAACAATAACATGCACCAATTTGTTGTGTCTGTATTCCCCACAGCTGTGCCCGTGGCTATGAAAAACTGAACGGAGTCAAATTTATACTCACCAGGCGTTGTCTTCAGCACTGTAAGTCGGTATATGTTACAGTATGACAGTACTATGTCATCAGTTGTTGATAGATTAATGATACGTAGTTGATGGAATGGGTTTGTTCTTCTGTATCTTGTAAGAGAATCTTGGGGAAGACTAGTATAGGGTCTCACATTAGGTGGTGAGATTAATGAAATCAACCACAAAAATTCATATTTACAcattctgaaaaattctgaaattatttgacaacataTCTGCGCGTGTGGGAGTGGAACTCACATTAGGTTACAATTCAGAAATGTTCAGTTCTTGCCCATGAGTACAGTACAATATCGGCACTGCTGCTTTTCAAATGTGGGAGTGGAACTCTTCTGCTGACCGCTGTCTCTCTGAACAGGATAGCAGAAGTTCTGCTGATTTCTTGACATGGTGGAAAAGCTGAGCACACTAGACATCGAACTTGAAGTCTGGTTATCATCTTGATCGAAGAGTAAACAGTAATGTTATGTTGACATCTATATTATCTCAGTGAAAGAATGAAGCAGCAATACTTGTCCATTAGATTTCAGAAACCGACCCAAGGAAGTGAAAACTGAATAGTACTAGCACTTAATTTGTCTGTGCTACCTAATATGAAACACAATATCGTACACAATGTATGAAAGGCAAAAAGAAAATTCACTATACACCAGTATATCAGCCACACTACATGCGCAGTCGCACACAAAACTTGTCTGTCTGTCTTCAAGGGGCAGCCAGCTCCAGGTCTCCGGTTTCGCTCcccacctgctgctgctgctgctgctgcagctcGCTCTTCTGCgcctccagcttcttctgctgGACCTTCTCGCCGTACATGTAGGAGGCGAAGCCCCAGAGGGAGAGCACCAGCGCGATGCCCTTTGGCCCGTCGAACTTCTCGTGGAGGAACATGACGGCGAGGATCTGGGAAAGCGGCAGGAGGACGGCGATCATGATGCCGGCGAGGAGCGAGGAGGCGCAGGTGATGAGCCCCATGATGCCCAGGTTGAGAAGCTGCCATGACACGGCGTCCCACACGAGCACCAGGTAGTAGTTGGTCTTGCCGAGCCCGAACGCCGCCGCCTCGCTCCGCAGCGCCCCGAAGTCGCTCTTGATGGCCATTCCGAGCAAGCACACGATCGTGCCGGCGGCGCCCATCACGGCCTGCATCTGCATCACCGTGGAGTAGGGAGGCGGCGTCCTCGCGGCGGGTCCCGTCCGGCGCCCGTATCGTTCCATGGCGACCTCAACGAGCGGCAGCACGAGCCCGGCGAGCGCCGCCGCAGCGATGCCCTCGCAGAACCCGGTCCAGTACGCCTTGGATGTCACGCCCGCTGGCTTCCCTGCTCCTGGCCCGACACCGAGCACCGCCGGGCCGATGATGAGCAGCAAGACGGCGTTGGCCGAGAAGGGTGTGAAGCGGAGCCCGACGAAGAGGAACGCGAACACGGCGGTGAAGGCGAGCTGCGTCGCCAGCAGCAGCGACGACGTGGACAGCGGCAGCGCCTGCGACCCCATCGCGTACACGTAGCACGACACGGCGTAGAACCCGCCGAGCACGGCGGCCGCGACGACGAGGCGAGGCGGGAGGAGGAGGTTGGCGATGCCATGGCGGCGACCGCGGAAGAGGGAGACACACAGGGGTGGGAGGAGGAGCGGCCAGCCTGAGATCTGGAGCAGCGCGGAGAGCCACAGGCGTTGGCCGCCGTGGACGAAGTAGACCCGCAGCAGGAGCGGCCCGCCGGCGCCGATCAGGACGAGGCAGGCGCTGAATATGACCAGAGGCGACGGCCGGTAGCGAGCCGGCGAAGCTGTCGAGGCGGctgtggcgcggggcggcgaggcggttgGCGTCTTCGCTGCTTCTTGCATGGCCGAACTGGCACTAGCAGTTAAGGTTGCCATGACGTGTCCTAGCTAGAAGTACTTGTATTGCTACTTTGGCTTACGAGTTTGGTTTGGACTGGCTCCTGTTTGTTTGATGCTCAAGATGGGATGAGCTTGTGTGTTAGATGACAGGCTTGTGGGGGTTTATATAGGAGCAGGAAGATGTTAACAATGAGTTCGACCCCAGAGAAAAAAACTAATTAACTACGTACACAATTTAGTTAGTAAGTCAGTCAACataaaggaaggaggagagaagtACACACGTAACAGTTAACAATGAGCTCTTCAGTCTATATGTTATGTTCTCAATTCAAGATACATTTGTCCCGGAGCGCTGCCAATAATGGCAGTGGTATGTACTACTCCACCTGCATTCATCTTGATATTTTTCGTGCATGTTTAATATTCATTTGTTTGATAATGGCGCAAGAGTTAGGCTAttttcttggagaagaagactATGTGGCATGAAGCTTTGAGGGCTGAGGCCGAGTCCTCGACAAGGGTTTGCCGGGCTTGCGaggggggttggggggggggggggggcgaaggcaAAGGGGAGAAATATTCAACACCGTTTTTCTTGTTTTCGGCCAGATGATAAGGAGTATGTCCATTTTCGTGATTGAATTGAATTGCCAAAATAAATATAAAAGAAGAAGGCGACGCGACACGAGGCTCAGAGGCCGAGCCCGAGACGAGGGCTCGCCGTGACCTCCTCCGAGACAAATGGCGCGGAAGCAACGAGGGAGACGAAGGGGAGAGATGGATGACACCATTTTCTTGTTCCAAGAAACTGATAAATAGTCCGTCCCATTTTCGCGATTGAATTGAATTAGCAGAAATGCATAAAAGCGTTAATCTCCTCCATGCGCCCCACATGATCTTTCACTAGGAGCATGCTACTGCAATCTTCATCGGGATCACATGTAAACAAAGCCAAGTGTTCTGTTTAAAGCACAGATCATTCCTGCATCTCCAGATAGCCCAAAGAGTAGTGGCATGAACAAGGTTATTGGCTTGGTTCTTTTTGTTGCTAACCCACCATCTAGCCATGCATTCATAAGTGACATGTTCAATGCTAGTAAGAGAGCTGATAATTTTCCAAACTTCAATAACAATCACATAGTCAAAAAACATGCGCATGATTCTGCTTCACAATAGAAAAGACAAGGGACATCTAAATGCTATCTTTTGAAAACCTTATCCCTAGTAAGCAGTTTGTCATGAGAAACAAACCATAAAAATGTACGAATTTTAGGAGGAACAATCAATTGCCAAATAGCAGGAACATAAACAGGAACAATCCGCCTAAAATTGGCAAGAGCATACATGTATCTAACAGAGTAAAGTCCATTAGATTCCAACTTCCAAATGATAGGATCATCCCCATTCATTTAAATGCAAGGATTAAGCAATACTCACTAAATCAAACCAAAGGAGCAGCAACCTGTTATCCACACATCTCCTAAAGGTTATCTTTAAATTGCAACCAATCCAAGTATCAGATATAAATATATTTTGCTCATTGGCAATAATATGCAGCTCTCAAAACTGAATAGCTAAACAATCATCTGATGTTCTTGTATGTCACGACTCACGACCGAGCAAGGGATGACACTTGCTTCATACATTGACCAGGGCGGAGCTGCAACTTGCATGCATGTGAGCGAAACGGTCAACGTTTCATGAGCCTGAACTCGTGCTGCGTTTAATTTAACCATTCTCTCATTTTAATCAAATTTGACCATCTGGCTCGTGCCAAGTTTAATGCTGTCTTTTTAAATCAAATTTGACCATTTTCACAAGCACTGCGCTTCCGCGTGCATAGTAATCAACCGCCACTTCTAAATACCAACAGCTGACGTGTATCAACGGTCTAGTCCACGTCGGCACCGGTAAAATACTAAGCCTGCCTAGCTACAACAAAAGCTTCTCTAATACATACTCCACACATGCATGTACGTAGACGTGATGATTGTTTACCGGGAAGAAAACAAAGGAGAAGCGCCTGCGCAGAAAGTGCAGCTTAATTAGGGCTGCATGTGTTTGGTAATTGGTCCGCGCATGGCCGCCGCCGGGACTGAGTAATTAGAACGCATGTGCCTTGTTGCCCGCAACTTGGCAACTTCATTTCTGTATCTTGAAAGATTTTGGCAGTACTAGCTTCTTTTAATCTGTTCCGTAATCTACTTGCTGATATTTACGTAGGCATTCTTGCGAGGATCTAAATTGCTAATTGTAGATCCCGGTGAACAGTACCGTAACATGCCCCCCTCTCTAGACCGGCCAACATAAGCAGTGCATGGCTACaacacttcactcattttgctacattTTTCAGAACACTTATTTCAGTCAATTCAAAAAACAATTTCACCATTTCAAAAACTTAGAGcctaattggtttgatgccaataATTGGCATGCCAATTGTTGGCAAGTCTAAAAATTTGGCTCTCAATTGGTTGGCTACCAATTGGTTCTTGCCCACCTCTCAAAAAGTTgccaatttttggcaacttttggttttgccaaatgttggctcgccaaatattggcaatgccaaacTTTGGCAGCAAACCAATTAGTTACTGTCATATCATTTGAAAAACACATTTCCCTCATTTCAAAACATTGATTTTATTCATTTCAAAAACTGATTTCACTTGATTGAAAAAATatgtttcactcatttcaaaaaaaatatttcacCCATTTCAGAAAACAGATTTCTACCTTCGATCTGGACTGTCCATTCTAAATCCAACGGGCATGTCAATAGATCTCGGTCGTTGTAGCTCCGCTATAGCTAACTTTTTCGAGGCCTAAATGCATAGCTATAGTACTTGGTAACAATATCCTAGCTACTAGTCACAATAGCATAGCTTGCCATCAGTTATAACCAAAATTATTACCTTGTAAGTGTACATGTAACAAAAACAATTTTTGATCAATTGTACACGTAATTTATAATCGTGTGCTGGACGTTTTATCTTGAAGCTTTGACCTGGTAACGACAGCTTCACGACGACTCCTATGAACACCGATGATGTTGCAACCCAGCAAGCAAATAAATCATCTATCAATAAGTTCATTAGTTAATTGTTGGATTTTCTTTAGCAATGTGGATTTTTGGAACCTGCACATGTACCCGGTTTAgcaaaacaaaatttgaaaaagcaAATATTTTGGAAACTTTTTTGCAACATCTGGTGCATTACTCATGTGTAAAGTTTTGAGACAAAATGACTTCCGTGATATTGCTGGCAAAAAAGACATAATTGCTACTACAAAATGTGTGAATAGTAAGCTTAACATAGTATCTATTTTTATCATTCGAAATGAGTGGTGAGCTACCTCCAAAACAAGAACAATAGTATCTTTTTTTTATTCGCCCAAAAGACCACAAAGGTCATTTCATTGCGAAACTTTACATCTGAGTAATAAACTAGAAAATGCttgttgcaaaagagtttcaaAACTATTTgaccttttttttactttttttttgcaATTCAGGTACACGTGCACCCATGTTCACCttagtattttttttgtttctttagtCCTTAGTTAGCCGTGTTTTTTGTTCCACTTTTATTCTCTTGCTTTATAAATAAATATCTTCCACGATACCTCGCTATAGCTATAGCTTAGACCTCACCGGTGAACCAACATATGGTTGAATTGTTAGGAGGACAGTTGTATCCATAGCCAACCAGGGTTCAAGTTGTAGACTTGACACTGGTGCTTgtattttttctgaatttattgCAGGATTCCCAGCAGGTTCATTCAGTGGAAGGAAACGTACTCATCGACTACGAGGCACCAGTGATGACTTCGTCATTCTCAAGATGCGATgctggctcagtctctcggagtTGCTCATAGGGGTAtcgtgtgcgtgtgtgcattcataggaatGAGTGTATGCTCGTATATGTGAGTGACTTTgattgtattgtgttaaaaaaagcTCATACCTCATCATGAAGCTGCGAAAAAACACGATTAAATCCTTGCATTCTTGTTTACTTTTGTGGGAGTGTATGTTGATATTTTGTTGATTAAGTTGCACTTTGAGCTAATTGTACTTTGTTCCCTGGGTCACCCAGTGggtttaaactaagcagatgctaATTGTACTTTGTTTCCTGGGTCACCCGGTGGGTTTAAACTAAGCAGGTCACCAATGCATGCAGAGTCACAAATTGCCTATAATAAATTTGTATAAGTCGGTCACCCTTGTGGATAGGCACATATCAAAATTATCATTGCCATCTCATGAGGCTTGTGCTCTTCAACATGAACTCAACGTGTTAATAAAATACTGATCCAGACACTGCAAGTCTGCCGGCTCTTACCATACAAGGTTCTGGTCGTTCGTCGTTGAGAAGGTCTGCACGTGAGAAGTTGGTAGCAGTAGGTTCAGATAACAATCGATAGCAGGAGTGAATTTTTTGTTTCACTCTCCAGCCTATGTGCATTCTGTTGGATTCTCAATGATCCAAGGGACTAAAACACATCACCTACCACAAGAAAATCGACTCGGTCAATTAGTCCATCGACCAATACTATCTCTATCCGGTTCATCAATGTTGAAGGTGGTTAGGCCCTCAAGATCAAGAAGTATTTTGCCTTGGAGTCTGGAGGGTGTTGGTACACTTATTTCATACCAGCAAAAAGCTACGTAGAAAGGGAAGTGCACAAGGAGATGTTAGTTTTTCAAGATTGTTTTTCTTTGCAGCCGAGCTGTTCCTCGTATGAAATGTAGAAGCAGATGTAGCCACGCATGATTGATTGGTTCAAACTGCAAGGATCAATGATGAAGCGAAGACCACATATAATAAGGACATAAGTACCGAGAGGCCCGATGTAAACCATTCTTCAGAAAAGGTAGATCTTTTCTGGAGATTTCTCCGGACATTTTGACATGTGTAAGTACTATATACCAATTGCTTAGATAAACTAATTAGAACTTTGACAGAAATTGCCAAGTCAATAAGGTGTGTATGCTACTGGCCCAGTCATACTCCTACGGAAAACTGAAATTTTGTTGTTGTACCTACACTTGCTTGGGTCAGTTTGTGAATTATAATGGATAAGTGTTGCTGCTTCATTCTTTTCACTAGTACAATATGTCAACATAGCAAGACACATATCAAACTTCAAGGTCAATGTCGAGAGTGATTTTTCTACCATGCACGGGATACATCGCGCATGCACCCCCGTTTGTTATTACTTTGAGATTCATGCTAGTACGTTATTTGACAGCATGCAATTTTTGTCTTGTTACAAAGTGTTACATAATGTTTCATTAAGTTTTTGTCTTGTTTCAAAGTGTACCATAATGTATAAATGTGTACCAACAAATAAGAATGGACTTGTTTCCTATCGAATTTATTGGTAGACAAAGGTATACAGAAAAACATTATGCTACACTTTGGAACAAGAAAAAACTCTAATGTAATACCCTGAAGCAAAACAAAATTtgctgaaaaacatggcatgaaTCTCAAAACAATGGTGGAATGTGGATCCATTCACCATTACTTGGTAGAATATCATTCTCTTGTGTCCAAGAGCCTTTCGTACTTCACTTTGGAAATCTGTGTTTTCTTCTTCTTAACAATTGATACATGATTTTTTGGAGGCTTTCTAACATCTAATATAACCTTTACTCTATAAAAGTTACCAACAAAATCACCGAAACCCTGTTCCTCTGCATAAAACTCGCCGACCTTTCCAACAAGAAGCTTCATCAGAGGGCCAAACCCATCCGTCAGATCATGGAATCATATCCATATTTTGAAGGGACAATTATATTTGTGCCCTTAATtggaacccactactcaaatttgcccctaattcTGAAGTGTGCTCAAATTTACCCCTCTTCCGTTAAGTACGGTTATAGAAATGCCCTTTCGTACATTTTCCGTCTAGTGAAAGTCCCTTGCGCGTATAGAAAAATgtaacggtcaaaggcctttgaccggacGGAAAATGTACGGAAGGGCATTTGTATAACCACACTTAACGAAAGAGGAGCAAATTTGAGCACGCTTCAAAATTAGGGGTAAATGTGAGTAGGTTATTCGAGTTAGGGGCTGAAATGTAATTGACCCTATTTTGAAAGTGTTGAGGTCAATCTTTGATGGTTTGGTGAATCCTTCATATGGAGCTAGCAAAACTAATCGCCCTCGGAAAGTCAAGCCCCCCCATCCATCACCTTGTCGCAATCTCCAAGGCATGAAAGGTGCAGAGTATAAAGATTATTGCCCAAAGATCAAAATTTGACAGTCTGGGCTAAATCCCATGCGCTTCTCATATTCTAGTAAAACCAGAAATCACCATACTCAGGGTTTGTATCCACTTTGTTGATCACCCGCCACCGAGCCTCCATAGTTTCTGCTAGTGTCACATCCTCATAGACCAGGTCATCTATCGTCTCTCCTTCGTCAATGCCCAATCCGTTCATCAGATCCTCAAGTTCCTTGTCCTTGCGAACAACTGAAGCCGATGATGTGGCCACCATCGCCGAACTCGTTCATCGCGCCGGGGAAGTTTTTTTTACGCGTCAATGGCAGGCTTACGCGGGC
Proteins encoded:
- the LOC123100369 gene encoding purine permease 3-like; this translates as MATLTASASSAMQEAAKTPTASPPRATAASTASPARYRPSPLVIFSACLVLIGAGGPLLLRVYFVHGGQRLWLSALLQISGWPLLLPPLCVSLFRGRRHGIANLLLPPRLVVAAAVLGGFYAVSCYVYAMGSQALPLSTSSLLLATQLAFTAVFAFLFVGLRFTPFSANAVLLLIIGPAVLGVGPGAGKPAGVTSKAYWTGFCEGIAAAALAGLVLPLVEVAMERYGRRTGPAARTPPPYSTVMQMQAVMGAAGTIVCLLGMAIKSDFGALRSEAAAFGLGKTNYYLVLVWDAVSWQLLNLGIMGLITCASSLLAGIMIAVLLPLSQILAVMFLHEKFDGPKGIALVLSLWGFASYMYGEKVQQKKLEAQKSELQQQQQQQVGSETGDLELAAP